Sequence from the Chitinophagaceae bacterium genome:
TGCGAAAGGACAGAGTAGAACAGGGTTAATTAAAACTTTTTGATAAACAAAAAAAGCTATTCTCCGGAAAAAACAACCCGTCCGGATCCCAACAGATTGTTACCGGAAAAGACTTTTAGCATATAAAGTCCGTCGGGTAAATGGGCTCTGTTGACAAAGATTTGATTTGATATTACCGAAAAATCCGTCTCTACTGCTCTTCCATCCATAGCAAAAGCCGTAAGTCGAATGTCCTGATAAGTTCTATCAAGCTCTATGGTTATTCTGTCTGTTGCCGGGTTTGGAAATACCTTAAAATTTGATGTTTCTATGGAAGATATACCGGTAGTACGACTGAGTTGTGCAAGGTGATTGAGCTCTACCTGCCCTTCAAACTCTACAAGACTGCTGCTTGTAAACTTTCCTCCCACCAAAAACTCACTGTTTCCCGTATGGAAAACAATTGAATTTACTTCATCATTTAAGGTTCCGTATCCCTGAACAATTCCTGACAATGGGCTTAAAACACCTAAGTTTACTCCGGGCTCTTCCATAACATTCATAAAAAAACTAAATTTTCCGGCCAGAAAAATTTGATTTTCACGAAAAACTATATCATTAATATACATTGGCAAATCAGCATCAGGACTTTCTATCCAAAAGTTTGATTCACCAATTAATTGTTGCCACTGATTGTTATGAAATCTGGCTAATCCGAATTTTCTTTCGCCAAACTCATCAATTATAGTACCCGCCGCATGGAATATACCATTCAAATTTTTTAGTACCCTCACCGGACTGTCTAATCCATCACCCACAGCTTGAAGTGTCCCCGAATCTATGCCAAATGAAATATACTGATAATGTCCTACATAATTCATTTCTTCTTCATTGACTTCTGTGAACTCACCGGCAAAGTATATTCCCTGTCCCTGAACTGATTCAATGCTATTTACTTTTCCATTCATTTCAGCGATTATTTCCCAACTTCCCTGTGGATTTATTTTTCTTTTTGCAATAAAATGATTCATACTATTTTCACTATCAGTATAATAACCGGACACATAATCAAAAGGTTGACTAGCTACAAAACCGGTAAGTGTAGCATTTAACTCCGGTAAAACATTATGAAAAGACCATTCGCTGTTACTCCTCTCTATAAAGTTGTGCGTTTCATTATCATAAATAAATTTTCCTGACAAAATTATTCTATTATACATTGAATTGATATCATTCACTTCGCCTTCTAAATTTTGAATAGGACACTCATATTCCACTCCATTCCAAACAGCAAATGTTTGACAGGGAATATCTCCGGCCTGATTAAAAGACCCGGCAATATAAAGCTGAATTGGGTTATGATATGTTATTGCCATTTTTTTTACTTCCTCATCAACGCCCTCACCCAATGGTAAAGGAATTGTGTATGGTCCGTATGACGGTTGTATCCAGGCTAACTCACTTAATGTAAATCCATGGTTTTCTGCCCATTCACCAACTTCCGGATAATCAATTTCGCGTATGTAGCGGTAATTCCCTTCTTCCTGTATTTTTTCAGCCAGCGTTTTATATCCGGATTCAATCATCAAATAACCCACGGCACAGGCAGTACCAT
This genomic interval carries:
- a CDS encoding T9SS C-terminal target domain-containing protein, translating into MKNYIIILLCGLIHFSSLAVSPETQTVLSEHLKEINAEWTQKGFEDKYNKEITFKNDIERIQKHLELVEHHLRETNHSYSDAGLQKRNELLDVLNEYRKDGIFPINTFHNERIPYFIDIYGTACAVGYLMIESGYKTLAEKIQEEGNYRYIREIDYPEVGEWAENHGFTLSELAWIQPSYGPYTIPLPLGEGVDEEVKKMAITYHNPIQLYIAGSFNQAGDIPCQTFAVWNGVEYECPIQNLEGEVNDINSMYNRIILSGKFIYDNETHNFIERSNSEWSFHNVLPELNATLTGFVASQPFDYVSGYYTDSENSMNHFIAKRKINPQGSWEIIAEMNGKVNSIESVQGQGIYFAGEFTEVNEEEMNYVGHYQYISFGIDSGTLQAVGDGLDSPVRVLKNLNGIFHAAGTIIDEFGERKFGLARFHNNQWQQLIGESNFWIESPDADLPMYINDIVFRENQIFLAGKFSFFMNVMEEPGVNLGVLSPLSGIVQGYGTLNDEVNSIVFHTGNSEFLVGGKFTSSSLVEFEGQVELNHLAQLSRTTGISSIETSNFKVFPNPATDRITIELDRTYQDIRLTAFAMDGRAVETDFSVISNQIFVNRAHLPDGLYMLKVFSGNNLLGSGRVVFSGE